A region from the Arachis ipaensis cultivar K30076 chromosome B01, Araip1.1, whole genome shotgun sequence genome encodes:
- the LOC107632317 gene encoding serine/threonine-protein kinase HT1, whose protein sequence is MKEGSEGFVRADQIDLKSIDEQLERHLNKVITMDKKKNLDDDLHHHHNLLPQLHTTTSASSSPKFKSPVSSPFKKQRQDWEIDPSKLIIKSVIARGTFGTVHRALYDSQDVAVKLLDWGEEGQRTEAEVNSLRSAFIQEVAVWHKLDHPNVTKFIGATMGSSELQIQTENGVISMPSNICCVVVEYLPGGTLKSYLIKNRRRKLAFKVVIQLALDLARGLSYLHSQKIVHRDVKTENMLLDKTRTVKIADFGVARVEASNPNDMTGETGTLGYMAPEVLNGNPYNRKCDVYSFGICLWEIYCCDMPYPDLSFSEITSAVVRQNLRPEIPRCCPSSLANVMKKCWDASPDKRPEMDEVVSMLEAIDTSKGGGMIPVDQQQGCLCFRKYRGP, encoded by the exons atgaaagaggGTAGTGAGGGGTTCGTGAGAGCCGATCAGATTGATCTGAAGAGCATAGATGAGCAGCTCGAGAGGCATCTCAACAAGGTCATCACCATGGACAAGAAGAAGAACCTCGACGACGACCTTCACCACCATCACAACCTTCTTCCTCAGCTTCACACAACCACAAGCGCTTCTTCTTCTCCCAAATTCAAGAGCCCCGTTAGTAGTCCTTTCAAGAAGCAGAGGCAGGATTGGGAGATTGACCCTTCCAAGCTCATCATTAAGTCCGTTATAGCGCGTGGCACTTTCGGCACTGTTCACCGTGCTCTCTATGATTCTCAAGATGTTGCtg TCAAATTGCTGGATTGGGGCGAAGAAGGGCAAAGGACGGAAGCCGAAGTTAATTCTTTGAGGTCAGCCTTTATACAGGAAGTTGCTGTATGGCACAAACTTGACCATCCCAATGTCACAAAG tttatAGGTGCAACTATGGGGTCTTCAGAACTACAGATACAAACCGAGAACGGTGTAATTAGCATGCCGAGCAATATCTGTTGTGTTGTTGTTGAGTATCTTCCAGGAGGAACACTTAAATCTTACTTAATAAAGAACAGGAGGAGGAAACTAGCCTTTAAGGTTGTCATCCAGCTGGCACTTGATCTTGCAAGAGG GCTGAGTTACCTTCACTCGCAGAAGATTGTCCATAGAGATGTAAAGACAGAGAACATGCTATTGGATAAGACACGTACAGTTAAAATTGCCGATTTTGGGGTTGCACGAGTGGAGGCATCAAATCCTAATGATATGACTGGGGAGACTGGCACTCTTGGTTACATGGCTCCAGAG GTTTTAAATGGCAACCCCTATAACAGGAAGTGTGATGTGTACAGTTTTGGAATCTGCTTGTGGGAGATTTATTGTTGTGACATGCCATATCCTGACCTAAGTTTCTCAGAAATTACTTCAGCCGTCGTTCGCCAG AATCTGAGACCAGAAATACCAAGATGTTGCCCAAGCTCTCTAGCAAATGTGATGAAGAAATGCTGGGATGCGAGTCCCGATAAGCGGCCAGAGATGGACGAGGTGGTCTCGATGTTGGAGGCCATTGACACATCCAAAGGCGGAGGCATGATTCCCGTTGATCAGCAACAGGGTTGTCTTTGCTTCCGCAAGTACAGAGGTCCTTGA
- the LOC107632327 gene encoding U-box domain-containing protein 19-like: MNHNNNNNLSHQRDRRVLSLPAVHPCEGISPATLISSLVTLSQNICNYQHSFFATQRRNAREAIRQVSIILFFLLEIQERSLPIPQSTVLSLSELHFTFQKIHFLLQDCVLEGARLLLLAKSNHVASLFRSLVRAVATSLDVLPLHEIEVSGEVRELVELLAKQARKAKMEHEPKDEHMSKSVHSILKQLEKGIEVDKNAFKEIIEYLEIKTWNESNREINLLEEEIALECSNCNEREHERDAPLLSSLLGLMSYCRVVIFETLEISNNREKSETRMSTEMITSVNPEDFRCPISLEMMTDPVTVSTGQTYDRASIKKWLKAGNTICPKTGENLSNTELVPNTTLKRLIQQFCNDNGISLSKSTNRNRDLANTILPGSAANAHAMQFVSWFLTRMLAFGTDKQKSKSAYEIRLLARSNLFNRACLIQVGTIPPLLDLLLCTDEKSTQENAISALMKLSKHATGPQHIMDSNGLKPILTVLKKGLSLEARQVAAATVFYLSSVREYRKVVGENPEVVPSLVELVNEGTTCGKRNAVVAIYGLVLVPRNQKRAIEAGVVHALVGVLGSSEKDELVAECLAVLAVLAENVEGANAILRASALSLITGMLQTASLRLGKEHCASILLSLCVNIGAEVVAVLAKDPSVMPLLYSLLTEGTSHAAKKARFLIKVLQDFSETRASGFKGSSVPQEPSLPVW; encoded by the coding sequence ATGaatcataacaataataataatctcAGTCATCAAAGGGACCGCCGTGTGCTATCACTACCGGCGGTGCACCCTTGCGAAGGGATATCTCCGGCCACCCTCATTTCCTCCCTTGTTACCCTCTCCCAGAACATATGCAACTACCAACACAGCTTCTTCGCAACACAGAGACGAAACGCAAGAGAAGCAATCCGCCAAGTCAGCATcatcctcttcttccttctcgaAATTCAAGAACGAAGCTTACCAATCCCTCAATCCACCGTCCTCAGCCTCTCGGAACTTCACTTCACGTTTCAGAAGATCCACTTCTTGCTGCAAGATTGCGTACTTGAAGGCGCGCGTCTCTTGCTTCTCGCCAAGTCCAACCACGTGGCCTCCCTGTTTCGATCCCTAGTTCGCGCCGTGGCGACTTCCCTCGACGTTCTTCCGCTCCACGAAATCGAGGTATCCGGCGAGGTGAGGGAGCTGGTGGAGCTGCTGGCGAAGCAAGCgaggaaagcaaagatggagcaCGAACCTAAAGACGAGCACATGAGCAAGAGTGTTCATTCAATTCTAAAACAGTTGGAAAAAGGAATCGAAGTGGATAAGAATGCATTCAAAGAGATCATCGAGTACCTAGAAATCAAGACGTGGAACgagtctaacagagagataaatcttttagaaGAAGAAATCGCTTTAGAATGCAGTAACTGCAACGAGCGAGAGCATGAGCGAGACGCTCCTCTATTGAGTAGTTTGTTAGGGTTGATGAGCTACTGCAGGGTAGTGATCTTTGAAACACTAGAAATTAGCAATAACAGAGAGAAATCAGAAACGAGAATGAGCACGGAAATGATAACGTCCGTCAATCCAGAGGACTTTCGCTGCCCAATATCTCTGGAGATGATGACGGATCCCGTGACGGTTTCAACTGGACAAACGTACGACAGAGCTTCCATCAAGAAATGGCTGAAAGCAGGGAACACCATATGCCCTAAAACAGGGGAGAATCTCTCAAACACGGAACTCGTCCCAAACACAACCCTCAAGAGACTCATCCAACAGTTCTGCAATGATAACGGCATTTCCCTCTCAAAATCAACCAACCGTAACCGCGACTTAGCCAATACAATATTACCAGGCAGTGCGGCCAACGCTCACGCCATGCAGTTCGTCTCATGGTTCCTCACACGGATGCTCGCCTTCGGTACGGACAAACAGAAATCCAAATCCGCTTACGAGATTCGGTTACTTGCTAGGTCCAATCTGTTCAACAGAGCGTGCTTGATCCAAGTTGGAACAATTCCGCCTCTGCTTGATCTTCTGCTCTGTACGGACGAGAAATCCACACAGGAAAACGCAATTTCCGCGTTGATGAAGCTTTCTAAGCATGCCACTGGGCCCCAGCACATCATGGATTCTAACGGTCTGAAACCGATTCTAACGGTTTTAAAGAAAGGGCTCAGCCTCGAAGCGCGGCAAGTTGCGGCGGCTACTGTTTTCTACCTTTCATCAGTGAGAGAGTATAGAAAGGTGGTAGGGGAAAACCCTGAGGTGGTTCCTTCTCTGGTGGAGTTGGTGAATGAAGGAACCACGTGCGGGAAGAGGAATGCAGTGGTTGCGATTTATGGTTTGGTTCTTGTTCCAAGGAACCAGAAACGAGCAATCGAAGCGGGTGTCGTTCACGCGCTCGTTGGCGTGTTGGGATCGTCCGAGAAGGACGAGCTTGTAGCTGAATGTTTGGCGGTTTTGGCCGTTTTAGCTGAGAATGTGGAAGGAGCGAACGCGATTTTGCGCGCTTCGGCTCTGTCGTTAATTACTGGGATGCTCCAAACGGCGTCGTTGCGCTTGGGGAAAGAGCACTGTGCTTCAATTTTGCTTTCGCTTTGTGTTAACATTGGTGCTGAGGTTGTGGCGGTTTTGGCCAAGGACCCTTCGGTGATGCCTCTGCTTTACTCGCTTCTCACGGAAGGTACTTCCCACGCGGCGAAGAAAGCAAGGTTCCTCATCAAAGTTCTGCAGGATTTCAGTGAAACCAGAGCTTCGGGTTTCAAGGGTTCCTCTGTTCCGCAGGAACCATCGCTTCCTGTTTGGTGA